The Palleronia sp. THAF1 genome window below encodes:
- a CDS encoding acyl-CoA dehydrogenase family protein, whose amino-acid sequence MFTASLTFDLGEDINALREMVHRWAQESLKPRAAEIDRSNEMPADLWPEMGGLGLLGITAPEADGGAGMGYLAHVVAVEEIARASASVSLSYGAHSNLCVNQIALNGSAEQKARYLPKLISGENVGALAMSEAGSGSDVVSMRLKADKRNDHYRLSGTKYWITNGPDADTLVVYAKTDADAGTKGITAFLIEKTMTGFTTSAHFDKLGMRGSNTAELIFDDVEVPFENVLGEEGGGVRVLMSGLDYERVVLSGIGLGIMAAAMDEIMPYLAERKQFGKPIGSFQLMQGKIADIYTKMNSARAYVYEVAKACDAGRVTRADAAACVLYASEEAMTVAHQAVQAMGGAGFMNDTVVSRLFRDAKLMEIGAGTSEIRRMLIGRELMGAMG is encoded by the coding sequence AAAGCCTGAAGCCGCGCGCCGCCGAGATCGACAGGAGCAACGAGATGCCCGCCGACCTGTGGCCGGAGATGGGTGGATTGGGGCTTTTGGGGATCACCGCGCCGGAAGCGGACGGCGGCGCTGGGATGGGATATCTGGCGCATGTGGTTGCCGTGGAAGAAATCGCGCGGGCCAGTGCAAGCGTCTCTCTGTCTTACGGCGCGCATTCCAACCTGTGCGTGAATCAGATCGCGCTGAACGGCAGTGCCGAACAGAAGGCGCGCTACCTGCCCAAGCTGATCTCTGGCGAAAACGTCGGCGCTTTGGCCATGTCAGAGGCGGGATCGGGATCGGATGTCGTCTCGATGCGGCTGAAGGCGGATAAGCGGAATGATCACTACCGACTGTCGGGCACGAAATACTGGATCACCAACGGCCCGGATGCGGACACGCTGGTCGTCTACGCCAAGACGGACGCCGACGCCGGGACCAAGGGCATCACCGCCTTCCTGATCGAGAAGACGATGACCGGCTTCACCACCTCGGCCCACTTTGACAAGCTGGGCATGCGTGGCTCGAACACCGCAGAGCTGATCTTCGACGACGTGGAAGTCCCGTTTGAAAACGTGCTGGGCGAAGAGGGCGGTGGCGTGCGCGTCCTGATGTCTGGTCTCGACTACGAACGCGTGGTCCTGTCGGGCATCGGGCTGGGCATCATGGCCGCCGCGATGGATGAGATCATGCCGTATCTGGCCGAGCGCAAGCAGTTCGGGAAGCCCATCGGGTCTTTCCAGCTGATGCAGGGCAAGATCGCGGATATCTACACCAAGATGAACAGCGCACGGGCCTATGTGTACGAGGTCGCGAAGGCGTGTGATGCGGGGCGTGTGACCCGTGCGGATGCGGCGGCCTGCGTGCTCTATGCGTCAGAAGAGGCGATGACCGTCGCGCACCAGGCTGTTCAGGCGATGGGCGGGGCAGGCTTCATGAACGACACGGTGGTCAGTCGGCTGTTCCGGGACGCCAAGCTGATGGAGATCGGCGCGGGCACATCGGAAATCCGCCGGATGCTGATCGGGCGTGAACTGATGGGCGCTATGGGATGA
- a CDS encoding lysozyme inhibitor LprI family protein, producing MTDATADQLMQCVGDAASACMEAEPDGQTTFGMTACMMIEAGFWDDRLNAMWPDVQAAVRADDAAEAGIAEGAFAQRAEALLTAQRAWIAFRDAECALDYALWGAGSMRSIAAASCKLDMTAARVQRLQTLLEPM from the coding sequence GTGACCGACGCGACGGCCGACCAATTGATGCAGTGCGTGGGCGACGCCGCGAGCGCTTGCATGGAGGCCGAGCCTGACGGTCAGACCACCTTCGGCATGACGGCCTGCATGATGATCGAGGCCGGTTTCTGGGATGACCGTCTGAACGCTATGTGGCCGGATGTTCAGGCCGCCGTGCGGGCCGATGATGCCGCTGAAGCCGGGATCGCGGAGGGCGCATTCGCCCAGCGCGCAGAGGCGCTTTTGACGGCGCAGCGTGCGTGGATCGCCTTCCGGGACGCGGAATGCGCTTTGGACTACGCGCTGTGGGGTGCGGGCTCCATGCGCTCTATCGCTGCAGCATCCTGCAAGCTGGACATGACAGCGGCGCGTGTTCAGCGGTTGCAAACCCTACTGGAGCCTATGTGA
- a CDS encoding lysozyme inhibitor LprI family protein, whose translation MRWIAIVLAVSVWDAPATAQEPVIDHSIVESCQADGSSLSCIGTSAEHCIETGGGSQVAYGYCYGAELDYWDDQLNRVYAEAVDAARAVDASGFVPPIGVESLREMQRAWITYRDARCELVGLSYGGGTGAGPGGTECRMRATAEQVFVLRDLRDRLN comes from the coding sequence ATGCGTTGGATCGCGATAGTTTTGGCGGTGTCCGTATGGGACGCGCCCGCGACCGCGCAGGAGCCGGTCATCGATCATTCGATTGTCGAAAGCTGTCAGGCCGATGGCTCTTCGCTTTCCTGTATCGGGACCTCGGCAGAGCACTGCATCGAAACGGGCGGGGGCTCGCAGGTGGCCTACGGCTACTGTTATGGCGCGGAACTGGATTACTGGGATGACCAGTTGAACCGGGTCTATGCCGAGGCTGTAGATGCGGCGCGCGCCGTCGATGCCTCGGGATTTGTGCCGCCCATTGGCGTCGAAAGCCTGCGCGAGATGCAGCGGGCATGGATCACCTACCGGGACGCGCGGTGCGAACTGGTCGGACTGTCCTATGGGGGCGGCACGGGGGCTGGTCCCGGCGGGACCGAGTGCCGGATGCGCGCGACCGCCGAGCAGGTCTTTGTCCTGCGCGACCTGCGCGACCGGCTGAACTAG
- a CDS encoding AMP-binding protein: MLTRRPYDVLYDRFRWDLPAAMNMAHQACDGWAATEPDRIAIIDLSGGIRREVTYRQLWHLSRRVEAALMQKGIRPTDRVGVLLSQRPLCAAAHLACWRMGAISVPLFKLFGRDGLMTRLEDAGAGVVVTDQEGQAALQGSGIGCITRATLPEARAASSAAPEFDPDHPAVLIYTSGTTGAPKGALHGHRVLTGHLPGVEMSHDYLGQRGDVIWTPADWAWIGGLFDVLMPGLALGVPVVAARSPKFTVDDAVRICAEGGVRNVFFPPTVLRMMKATDVSIPNLRSVASGGEPLGAEMLAWGRRALGVTINEFYGQTECNMIAASSGEMFKAVPGTIGRAVPGHKLAVLDDDGVPTDGEGDIAVARGSASMMLEYWRKPKETEAKFKGRWMLTGDRGIWEGDHLRFLGREDDVIASGGYRIGPSEIEDCLLTHDAVATVGVVGKPDAVRGQIVKAYVVLKDGVEGGDALAAELQTMVRERVSAHVYPREVAFLEALPMTVTGKVIRSALRERAARE, from the coding sequence ATGTTGACCCGCCGCCCTTACGACGTGCTCTACGATAGGTTCCGCTGGGACCTGCCCGCGGCGATGAACATGGCGCATCAGGCCTGCGATGGCTGGGCCGCGACCGAACCCGATCGGATCGCCATCATCGATTTGTCGGGCGGTATCCGGCGCGAGGTGACGTATCGCCAACTGTGGCACCTCTCGCGTCGGGTCGAAGCCGCTTTGATGCAGAAGGGCATTCGTCCGACCGACCGGGTAGGCGTGCTGCTGTCCCAACGTCCCCTGTGTGCCGCCGCGCATCTGGCGTGCTGGCGGATGGGCGCGATCTCTGTGCCGCTGTTCAAGCTCTTCGGTCGCGATGGGTTGATGACCCGGCTGGAAGACGCAGGCGCGGGCGTCGTGGTCACCGATCAGGAAGGGCAGGCGGCGCTGCAAGGTTCTGGAATCGGCTGCATCACCCGCGCGACCTTGCCTGAAGCCCGCGCAGCATCCAGCGCCGCGCCCGAGTTCGATCCCGACCATCCGGCTGTGCTGATCTATACCTCTGGTACCACGGGGGCGCCGAAAGGCGCGCTGCATGGCCATCGCGTGCTGACCGGCCATCTGCCAGGTGTGGAAATGAGCCACGATTACCTTGGCCAGCGCGGCGATGTGATCTGGACGCCCGCCGACTGGGCGTGGATCGGGGGCCTGTTCGATGTGCTGATGCCGGGCCTTGCGCTGGGTGTGCCGGTCGTCGCGGCGCGATCGCCGAAATTCACCGTCGATGATGCCGTGCGGATCTGTGCTGAAGGCGGCGTGCGCAACGTGTTCTTCCCGCCGACCGTGCTGCGTATGATGAAGGCAACCGACGTTTCGATCCCGAACCTGCGGTCGGTCGCGTCGGGCGGCGAACCTCTGGGGGCAGAGATGCTCGCATGGGGTCGTCGCGCGCTGGGCGTGACGATCAACGAGTTCTACGGCCAGACCGAGTGCAACATGATCGCGGCCTCCTCTGGCGAGATGTTCAAGGCCGTGCCCGGCACCATCGGCCGTGCGGTGCCGGGGCACAAGCTGGCGGTGCTGGATGACGACGGCGTGCCGACCGACGGTGAGGGAGATATCGCCGTGGCGCGTGGTTCGGCGTCTATGATGCTGGAATACTGGCGCAAGCCGAAGGAGACGGAGGCCAAGTTCAAGGGGCGCTGGATGCTGACCGGCGACCGGGGCATCTGGGAGGGCGACCATCTGCGTTTTCTGGGGCGCGAGGACGATGTGATCGCCTCTGGCGGCTACCGGATCGGACCGTCTGAGATTGAGGATTGCTTGTTGACGCACGATGCCGTGGCGACCGTGGGTGTGGTCGGCAAGCCCGATGCGGTGCGCGGCCAGATCGTGAAAGCCTATGTGGTGCTGAAGGACGGAGTGGAGGGCGGCGATGCGCTGGCAGCCGAACTGCAAACGATGGTGCGCGAACGGGTGTCGGCCCACGTCTACCCGCGCGAGGTGGCGTTCCTGGAGGCGCTCCCAATGACAGTGACGGGCAAGGTTATCCGCAGCGCGCTGCGCGAGCGGGCGGCGCGGGAATGA